In one Juglans regia cultivar Chandler chromosome 11, Walnut 2.0, whole genome shotgun sequence genomic region, the following are encoded:
- the LOC109020992 gene encoding FT-interacting protein 3-like yields the protein MPAVAAIHPHLGRGMVTGAKHTSAYDLVEEMCYLYVHVNMAKDLAGKDVSGSFGPCVEVKLGDYKGTTRRLAKKSNPEWNQVFAFGSDRIQSAVLEITAKNTNCTTDDFMGRVIFNTKEIPKRVPPDSPSAPQWYGLEDRKREKVRGELMLAVWMGTQADEAFPEAWDSDWEGVSGTDVLSSLPSKVYYSPEIWYLRVNVIEAQDLQPSDKGRFPETFVEAILGNQVLRTRNSQSGTTNPVWNEDLMFVAAKPFEEPLILRVEERLSPSKGELLGRYEIPLQDVDMRFDHKPVNARWYDLEKHVIVEGEQKKEIKVPGKIHMRICLEGGYHVLDESTHHISDLRPTAKELWKSSIGVLELGILNAQGLMPMKTKDGRGTTDAYCVAKYGHKWVRTRTIIDSLRPKWNEQYAWEVFDPCTVVTIGVFDNCHLHGGDGKYGRARDSRIGKVRIRISTLETGRVYKHEYPLMVLHSSGLKKMGEIHLAVKFSCSSLLRMMHMYSQRLLPKMHYVHPISPTQLDSLRSRAIQVIFMRLSVDEPPLQKEVLEYMLDQGSQMWSLRRINANFSRIRGILHELFAFIKWFDQICNWEKPVTTVFVHVLFIILVMYPEIILPAFLLYLFFIMLRYRIGRPGHPSELGNHILHEDPDILDEEFDAFPTSRPSGIVRMRYDRLRITAGELQNTLGDLAIHGERLQALLNWHDPRATSLFAIFCLSAAIILHITPFRVVALLAGFYMLRHPMFRDKLPSFSVLLNFFGRLPSKTLCLL from the coding sequence aTGCCAGCGGTAGCTGCGATCCATCCCCATCTCGGAAGGGGAATGGTTACCGGAGCTAAGCATACGAGCGCCTATGACCTTGTTGAAGAGATGTGCTATCTCTATGTACACGTGAACATGGCCAAAGACTTGGCCGGAAAAGATGTCAGCGGTAGTTTTGGTCCTTGCGTGGAGGTAAAGCTTGGAGACTACAAGGGTACAACTCGTCGTCTTGCGAAGAAGTCGAATCCCGAGTGGAACCAGGTGTTTGCATTTGGAAGTGACCGGATTCAGTCCGCGGTGCTTGAAATAACTGCGAAGAATACAAATTGTACGACGGACGATTTTATGGGTCGGGTTATTTTTAATACTAAGGAGATTCCTAAACGGGTTCCCCCGGACAGTCCATCGGCGCCTCAGTGGTATGGATTGGAGGATAGGAAGAGGGAGAAGGTTAGGGGGGAGCTGATGTTGGCTGTTTGGATGGGCACACAAGCTGATGAAGCCTTTCCGGAAGCATGGGATTCAGACTGGGAGGGAGTTAGCGGGACTGATGTTCTTAGTAGTCTTCCGTCGAAGGTGTACTACTCTCCTGAGATTTGGTATTTGAGGGTCAATGTAATTGAAGCTCAGGACTTGCAGCCGAGTGATAAGGGTAGGTTCCCAGAAACGTTTGTCGAGGCTATTCTGGGAAATCAGGTATTAAGAACCAGAAATTCTCAAAGCGGGACTACGAATCCTGTCTGGAATGAGGATTTAATGTTTGTAGCAGCGAAGCCATTTGAGGAGCCCTTAATTCTGAGAGTCGAAGAGAGACTTTCCCCGAGCAAGGGTGAACTTTTGGGGAGGTACGAAATTCCCCTGCAGGATGTTGATATGAGGTTCGATCATAAACCTGTCAACGCTAGGTGGTATGATCTCGAAAAGCATGTCATTGTAGAAGGGGAGCAGAAGAAGGAAATCAAAGTTCCCGGCAAGATTCATATGAGGATCTGCTTGGAAGGTGGTTATCACGTCCTGGACGAATCAACGCACCATATCAGTGACCTTCGTCCGACGGCAAAAGAGTTGTGGAAGTCCAGCATTGGGGTACTGGAACTCGGAATTCTAAATGCTCAGGGGCTGATGCCGATGAAGACAAAAGATGGTCGTGGAACAACAGATGCCTATTGTGTGGCAAAGTATGGTCACAAGTGGGTCAGGACAAGGACGATTATTGACAGTTTGAGACCCAAGTGGAATGAGCAATATGCCTGGGAGGTATTTGATCCTTGTACAGTCGTAACAATTGGGGTGTTTGATAACTGTCATTTGCACGGAGGAGATGGTAAGTATGGAAGGGCAAGGGATTCAAGAATTGGGAAGGTAAGGATACGCATTTCGACCCTTGAAACCGGTCGGGTTTATAAACACGAGTATCCCCTAATGGTATTACACTCCAGTGGACTGAAGAAGATGGGTGAAATTCATTTGGCCGTGAAGTTCAGTTGCTCCTCTTTGCTTAGGATGATGCATATGTACTCGCAACGTCTTTTACCTAAAATGCACTATGTTCATCCAATCTCTCCTACACAGCTTGATTCCCTCAGATCTCGCGCAATTCAAGTTATATTCATGAGGTTGAGCGTGGATGAGCCACCGCTACAGAAAGAGGTGTTGGAGTACATGTTGGATCAGGGCTCCCAGATGTGGAGCTTGAGAAGGATCAATGCAAATTTTTCTAGGATTAGGGGTATTTTGCATGAGTTATTTGCTTTTATCAAATGGTTTGATCAGATTTGCAACTGGGAAAAACCCGTCACAACTGTATTTGTCCATGTCCTTTTTATAATCCTGGTCATGTACCCGGAGATCATCTTACCCGCATTTCTCCTATACCTTTTCTTCATCATGCTTCGGTACCGCATAGGGAGGCCAGGACATCCTTCTGAACTGGGCAATCACATTTTACATGAGGATCCCGACATCTTAGATGAAGAATTTGATGCATTCCCAACTTCACGGCCTTCGGGCATTGTAAGGATGCGGTATGATCGGTTGAGAATTACTGCTGGGGAGCTTCAGAATACGCTTGGTGACTTGGCTATTCATGGGGAGAGGCTACAAGCGTTGCTGAACTGGCACGATCCAAGAGCAACATCTCTGTTTGCTATTTTCTGTCTGTCTGCTGCCATTATTCTTCATATCACACCATTCCGAGTTGTGGCTCTTCTCGCAGGATTTTATATGTTGAGGCATCCAATGTTTCGTGACAAGCTTCCTTCCTTTTCAGTACTTTTGAATTTCTTCGGGAGGTTGCCGTCAAAAACATTATGCTTGTTGTGA
- the LOC109020993 gene encoding FT-interacting protein 3-like — MQRSPPEGFLFKEPNPHLGGEKVTGDKHKSAYDLVHQMPYLYVRVVKAKDLPEKDIGGSCDPYVEVSLRNRKGSTRDLKKESNCKWNQIFAFSGEQIQSSELQVTVKDKNFPEALDAFIGRVLFNVIEVPRRVPPDSPVAPEWYEMVGKKGEKAKGKLKLALWMGTQADEEFREGWKSDSAGFGGSYCLASMPSKVYLHPKLWYLSVNVIEAQNLRLSDEGWFPRFFVRAILGNQQMITSVSQSRTINPKWNEDLMFVAEEQFEEYLILSVENRVAFKNDEVVGTCRIPLQRVDRRLDNKPVNPEWYNLQKNVVAGEEQKETKFSSRIHMRICLEGGYHVLDESTHHISDLRPTVKQLWKSSIGVLELGILNAQGLMPMKTKDGRGTTDAYCVAKYGHKWVRTRTIIDSLRPKWNEQYAWEVFDPCTVVTIGVFDNCHLHGGDGKYGRARDSRIGKVRIRLSTLETDRVYTHSYPLLVLHPNGVKKMGEIHLAVRFTCSSLLNMMHMYSHPILPKMHYLHPLTVSQLDKLRHHATQIVSMRLSRAEPPLRKEVVEYMLDVDGNIWSLRKSKANFIRLMAVLGGLMALPEWFDQICNWKNPITTLLIHVLFIALIRYPEHILPIIFLYLFLVVVLRYRRRPRCPPHLDTRLSQVDTTHPDELDELDEEFDTYPSSRPSDIVSMRYDRLRSIAGRIQTKVGDLAVQAERLQTLLSWRDPRATALFVIFCPVGAIVLFVIPFQVVALLAGFFKLRHPRFRQKLPSVLVNFFRRLPAQTDCML; from the coding sequence ATGCAGAGGTCTCCACCAGAAGGGTTTTTGTTTAAGGAGCCCAATCCCCATCTCGGAGGGGAAAAGGTCACCGGTGACAAGCACAAAAGCGCCTATGACCTCGTTCACCAGATGCCGTATCTCTATGTACGCGTTGTCAAGGCCAAGGACTTACCGGAAAAAGATATCGGCGGTAGTTGTGATCCTTACGTGGAGGTGAGCCTTAGAAACCGCAAGGGTTCAACTCGGGATCTTAAGAAGGAGTCGAATTGTAAGTGGAACCAGATATTTGCTTTCTCGGGAGAGCAGATTCAGTCTTCGGAGCTTCAGGTTACTGTGAAGGATAAGAATTTTCCAGAGGCTCTAGATGCTTTCATCGGTCGGGTTTTGTTTAATGTGATTGAGGTTCCGAGGAGGGTTCCTCCGGATAGTCCAGTGGCGCCTGAGTGGTATGAAATGGTGGGTAAGAAGGGGGAGAAGGCTAAGGGGAAGCTGAAGTTGGCTCTTTGGATGGGTACACAAGCCGATGAAGAATTTCGTGAAGGATGGAAATCAGATTCAGCTGGATTTGGGGGAAGTTATTGTCTTGCTAGCATGCCTTCAAAGGTATACCTGCATCCTAAACTTTGGTACTTGAGTGTCAATGTAATTGAAGCTCAGAACCTGCGACTGAGTGATGAGGGTTGGTTCCCGAGATTTTTTGTGAGGGCTATCCTTGGAAATCAGCAGATGATAACCAGTGTTTCTCAAAGCAGGACTATTAATCCTAAATGGAACGAGGATTTAATGTTTGTAGCAGAGGAACAATTTGAGGAGTACTTGATTTTGAGTGTAGAAAACAGAGTTGCATTTAAGAACGATGAAGTTGTGGGGACGTGTAGAATTCCCTTGCAGCGTGTTGATAGGAGGTTGGATAATAAACCTGTGAACCCCGAGTGGTATAATCTTCAAAAGAATGTCGTTGCTGGAGAGGAACAAAAGGAAACCAAATTTTCCAGCAGGATTCATATGAGGATCTGCTTGGAAGGTGGTTATCACGTCCTGGACGAATCAACGCACCATATCAGTGACCTTCGTCCGACGGTAAAACAGTTGTGGAAGTCCAGCATTGGGGTACTGGAACTCGGAATTCTAAATGCTCAGGGGCTGATGCCGATGAAGACAAAAGATGGTCGTGGAACAACAGATGCCTATTGTGTGGCAAAGTATGGTCACAAGTGGGTCAGGACAAGGACGATTATTGACAGTTTGAGACCCAAGTGGAATGAGCAATATGCCTGGGAGGTATTTGATCCTTGTACAGTCGTAACAATTGGGGTGTTTGATAACTGTCATTTGCATGGAGGAGATGGTAAGTATGGAAGGGCAAGGGATTCAAGAATTGGGAAGGTAAGGATTCGTCTCTCCACCCTTGAAACCGATCGGGTTTATACACACTCATATCCTCTTTTGGTTCTACACCCCAATGGGGTGAAGAAGATGGGTGAAATTCATTTGGCTGTGAGGTTCACTTGCTCCTCTTTGCTTAATATGATGCACATGTATTCACATCCAATTTTGCCCAAAATGCACTATCTTCATCCATTAACCGTTAGCCAGCTTGATAAATTGAGACATCATGCAACTCAAATCGTATCGATGAGGTTGAGCCGGGCTGAGCCACCGCTGAGGAAAGAGGTGGTTGAGTATATGTTGGATGTTGACGGGAACATTTGGAGTTTGAGAAAGAGCAAAGCAAACTTTATCAGGCTTATGGCAGTTTTGGGTGGGTTAATGGCTCTGCCAGAATGGTTTGATCAGATTTGCAACTGGAAAAACCCCATCACAACTTTATTGATTCACGTGTTGTTTATCGCATTGATCAGGTACCCTGAGCACATCCTTCCCATAATTTTCCTCTACCTTTTCTTGGTTGTGGTTTTGCGTTATAGGAGGCGGCCAAGATGTCCACCTCACTTGGACACTCGCCTTTCTCAAGTCGATACTACACATCCTGATGAACTTGACGAACTTGACGAAGAATTTGATACATATCCATCTTCCCGGCCTTCCGACATTGTAAGTATGAGATATGATCGGTTGAGAAGTATTGCTGGGAGGATTCAGACCAAGGTTGGTGACTTAGCTGTTCAAGCAGAGAGGCTACAAACTCTACTGAGCTGGCGAGATCCAAGAGCAACAGCTCTGTTTGTAATTTTCTGTCCGGTTGGTGCTATTGTTCTCTTTGTTATACCATTCCAAGTTGTGGCCCTTCTCGCTggattttttaagttgagacATCCAAGGTTTCGACAGAAGCTTCCTTCAGTGCTAGTGAATTTTTTCAGGAGGTTGCCGGCCCAAACAGACTGCATGTTGTGA